In one Mastacembelus armatus chromosome 19, fMasArm1.2, whole genome shotgun sequence genomic region, the following are encoded:
- the get4 gene encoding Golgi to ER traffic protein 4 homolog — protein sequence MSEQESLRCSSARNRGGVQRVEGKLRASVEKGDYYEAHQMYRTLFFRYMSQAKHAEARELMYNGALLFFSYNQQNSAADLSMLVLEVLEKSETKIEDDILENLAELFSQMDQNSPERVAFVSRALKWSTGGSGKLGHPRLHQLLAVTLWKEQNYSESRYHFLRSADGEGCAQMLVEYSASRGFRSEVDMFVVQAVLQFLCLKNKNSATVVFSTYTEKHPSIEKGPPFVQPLLNFIWFLLLAVDGGKLTVFTVLCEQYQPSLKRDPMYNEYLDRIGQLFFGVPPKQSPSYGGLLGNLLNSLMGSGEEDDGAEEAQEDSSPIELD from the exons ATGTCGGAGCAGGAGTCTCTGAGGTGCTCCAGTGCCAGAAACCGAGGAGGTGTTCAGAGGGTGGAAGGAAAACTGCGAGCCAGCGTAGAAAAGGGGGATTACTATGAGGCACATCAGATGTACAGGACTTTATTTTTTAG GTACATGTCACAGGCAAAACATGCTGAGGCCAGGGAACTGATGTACAATGGCGCTCTGCTCTTCTTCAGCTATAACCAG CAAAACAGTGCAGCAGATCTCTCCATGCTTGTGCTGGAAGTGTTGGAGAAATCTGAGACAAAAATTGAAGATGATATATTAG AAAATCTGGCTGAGCTGTTCAGCCAGATGGACCAGAACTCCCCAGAGAGAGTAGCGTTTGTGTCCAGAGCCTTGAAATGGTCCACAGGAGGATCCGGCAAGTTGGGCCACCCCAGACTACATCAGCTGCTCGCTGTCACTTTGTGGAAAG AGCAAAACTACAGCGAGTCCCGTTACCACTTCCTGCGTTCGGCTGACGGGGAGGGCTGTGCGCAGATGCTGGTGGAGTATTCGGCGTCACGAGGCTTCCGCAGCGAGGTCGACATGTTTGTGGTGCAGGCCGTCCTACA GTTCCTTTgcttaaagaacaaaaacagcgCTACAGTGGTGTTTagcacatacacagagaaacaccCGTCCATAGAGAAAGGCCCTCCCTTTGTCCAGCCCCTACTAAACTTTATCTGGTTTCTGCTGCTGGCAGTGGATGG GGGTAAATTAACAGTTTTCACAGTGTTATGTGAGCAATATCAACCTTCCCTGAAGAGGGACCCCATGTATAATGAG TATCTCGACAGAATAGGACAACTTTTCTTTGGCGTTCCACCCAAACAGTCCCCATCATACGGTGGACTACTAG GAAACCTGCTGAACAGCCTGATGGGGTCGGGCGAGGAGGATGACGGGGCCGAAGAAGCCCAGGAGGACAGCAGCCCCATAGAGCTGGACTGA
- the vps35l gene encoding VPS35 endosomal protein-sorting factor-like isoform X1: MAAVQWRSRGRNYEAELQRCHPEVVPVDFGDYHPLKPIMVTDTKTRRGARKGSTSSSSSSSSSAPPDPLSSMLDGTDPLSMFAAASASETPAMSHSASTGDLGRKRREKEDELVGPDFEPWPAKRGEILARFTTTEKLSINLFMGSDKGKAPGPGSSAVSEKVRTRLEELDDLEEGSQRELLNLSQQDYANRIEELNQSLKEAWASDQKVKALKIVIQCSKLLSDTSVIQFYPSKFVLITDILDTFGRLVYDRIWTMCSDPRPLPDSFTVEDVNDTAKETCLNWFFKIASIRELLPRLYVEAAILKCNRFLNKTGIQETLTRLTAMIRGIGDPLVAAYARAYLCRIGMEVAPHLKDSLNCNFFDLLGTFQQISGESVRNQLVQQRVEVPEYLTLYSPAISWILQCIAYRAPEPLLTEMMERCKKLGNNALLLNSVMRAFRPEFVAARATDFIAMIKECDEAGFPKHLLFGSLGRSLACADPPESERLTILNEAWKVITKVRSPQDYVNCAEIWVEFTCRNFTKREVNTVLADIIKHMTPDRAFEDAYPQLQSVIRKILTYFHDFSVLFSMERFLPFLDMFQKDSVRVEVCRSIMEVFIKHQVEFTRDPVILNAMLHICKTMHDSVNALTLEDEKRSLALLIIGFIRMVSFGRDFEQQLSFCVEARATFCNLEPVLVQLIHMVNQLAMETRRVMRGSHSRKTASFVRACAAYSYITIPSLSSIFSRLSLYLLSGQVALANQCLSQADAFLKAAVSILPEVPRSISVEGKLRSSESFLLDFISNFLATLLVVPDHPEHGVLYLVRGLLNMVQDYTWEDNSDAKVRVYISALPLLAAMSQETYLYSIPKVDSNETLYGGDPKFLSELNKLCDTLIGQILDHLKALGRDEQNTRRQGALAFSLFAVLLAHGDLRNNKLSQLAINLWNLSHKHGYCETRISVRTLDYIKHQAQQPDMAHLSDTIQRLALQSRT; encoded by the exons ATGGCTGCGGTGCAGTG GCGTTCCCGTGGGCGTAACTATGAGGCTGAGCTGCAGAGGTGTCATCCTGAGGTGGTTCCAGTGGATTTTGGGGACTACCATCCCCTCAAACCAATCATG GTGACAGATACAAAGACCCGCCGTGGAGCTCGTAAAGGTagcacctcctcctcttcctcctcatcttcctcggCACCCCCGGACCCACTCAGCTCCATGCTCGACGGCACAGACCCCCTGTCCATGTTTGCAGCAGCCTCAGCCAGTGAGACTCCAGCCATGTCACACAGTGCCTCCACAGGG GACctggggaggaagaggagggaaaaggaggaCGAGTTGGTCGGGCCAGACTTTGAGCCCTGGCCAGCTAAGCGTGGCGAGATCCTGGCCAGGTTTACCACCACTGAAAAACTCTCAATT AACCTTTTCATGGGCTCTGACAAAG GAAAAGCTCCTGGTCCAGGATCTTCAGCAGTTTCAGAGAAAGTTCGCACTCGTCTGGAGGAGCTGGATGATCTGGAGGAG ggatcccagagagaactgctgaaCCTCTCCCAGCAGGATTATGCCAACCGCATTGAGGAGCTGAACCAGTCCCTGAAGGAGGCTTGGGCCTCTGACCAGAAGGTCAAAGCCCTAAAAATTGTTATCCAG TGCTCTAAGCTTTTGTCTGACACCTCTGTGATCCAGTTCTACCCCAGCAAGTTTGTTCTCATCACTGATATCCTCGATACCTTTG GTCGGCTGGTGTACGACAGAATCTGGACCATGTGTTCAGACCCACGACCTTTACCAG ACTCGTTCACAGTAGAAGATGTGAATGACACAGCCAAGGAGACGTGCCTCAACTGGTTCTTCAAGATTGCCTCCATCAGGGAGCTCCTGCCCAGACT ATATGTTGAAGCTGCTATTCTCAAGTGCAACCGCTTCCTGAACAAAAC TGGCATTCAGGAGACTCTTACCCGGCTGACAGCCATGATCAGAGGGATCGGAGACCCTCTGGTGGCTGCATATGCCAGAGCTTACCTCTGCAGG ATTGGCATGGAGGTGGCCCCCCACCTCAAAGACAGTCTGAACTGCAACTTTTTTGACCTGCTCGGCACCTTCCAGCAGATCAGTGGGGAGAGCGTCCGGAACCAGCTGGTGCAGCAGAGGGTGGAGGTGCCCGAGTACCTGACTCTGTACTCACCTGCCATCAGCTGGATCCTGCAGTGCATTGCCTACAGAGCCCCAGAG ccTTTGCTAACAGAAATGATGGAGAGATGCAAGAAACTGGGAAACAA TGCCTTGCTGCTAAATTCAGTTATGAGGGCGTTCAGGCCGGAGTTTGTTGCAGCTAGAGCCACTGACTTTATTGCGATGATCAAGGAGTGCGATGAGGCCGGCTTCCCAAAG CATCTGTTGTTTGGATCTCTGGGTCGCAGTCTGGCCTGTGCCGACCCTCCGGAATCCGAGAGGCTGACGATCCTGAACGAAGCCTGGAAAGTCATCACCAAAGTCCGCAGTCCTCAG GATTACGTCAACTGTGCTGAGATCTGGGTGGAGTTCACCTGCCGAAACTTTACA AAACGCGAGGTCAACACGGTTCTAGCTGACATCATCAAACACATGACCCCTGACCGGGCGTTCGAGGACGCCTATCCTCAG CTGCAGTCAGTGATCAGGAAGATCCTCACCTACTTCCATGacttctctgtcctcttttcCATG GAGCGTTTCCTGCCATTTCTAGACATGTTTCAAAAGGACAGTGTGAGGGTGGAGGTGTGCAGATCCATCATGGAGGTCTTCATCAA ACACCAGGTGGAGTTCACCAGAGACCCAGTCATCCTCAACGCCATGCTGCACATCTGCAAGACCATGCACGACTCTGTCAA TGCTCTGACTCTGGAGGACGAGAAAAGGTCTTTGGCTCTCCTGATCATCGGCTTCATCCGCATG GTTTCCTTTGGTCGTGACTTTGAGCAGCAGTtgagtttctgtgtggaggCCAGAGCCACCTTCTGTAACCTGGAGCCAGTACTGGTGCAGCTCATTCAC ATGGTAAACCAGCTGGCGATGGAGACCAGGAGGGTGATGAGAGGCAGTCACTCCCGAAAAACAGCGTCATTCGTCAGG GCGTGTGCTGCCTACAGTTATATCACCATCCCATCACTCAGCAGCATCTTCAGCCGTCTCAGCCTCTACCTCCTGTCCGGTCAGGTTGCACTGGCCAATCAGTGCCTCTCCCAGG CGGATGCTTTCCTAAAGGCAGCGGTCAGTATTCTTCCAGAGGTTCCTCGTTCCATCAGCGTGGAGGGGAAGCTTCGCTCATCTGAGAGCTTCCTCCTGGATTTCATCAGCAACTTCCTAGCCACGCTGCTGGTTGTCCCG gaCCATCCGGAGCATGGTGTACTCTACCTAGTCCGCGGCCTGCTCAACATGGTCCAAGATTACACCTGGGAGGACAACAGCGACGCTAAAGTGCGGGTCTACATCAGCGCTCTGCCGCTGCTGGCTGCCATGAGCCAGGAAACCTACCTTTACTCCATCCCCAAAG TGGATTCTAATGAGACACTTTACGGAGGAGACCCCAAGTTTTTATCAGAGCTCAACAAGCTGTGTGACACTCTGATTGGACAGATCCTGGACCATCTTAAGGCACTTGGTCGGGATGAG CAGAACACACGGCGTCAAGGGGCTCTAGCCTTCTCCCTATTCGCTGTCCTGTTAGCTCATGGTGACCTGAGAAACAACAAGCTGAGCCAGCTTGCCATCAACCTGTGGAACCTCAGCCACAAACACGGATACTGTGAGACTCGTATCTCG GTTCGGACTCTGGATTACATCAAACACCAGGCTCAGCAGCCTGACATGGCTCACCTGTCAGACACCATCCAGAGGCTTGCACTGCAGTCCCGCACATGA
- the vps35l gene encoding VPS35 endosomal protein-sorting factor-like isoform X2 — protein sequence MAAVQWRSRGRNYEAELQRCHPEVVPVDFGDYHPLKPIMVTDTKTRRGARKGSTSSSSSSSSSAPPDPLSSMLDGTDPLSMFAAASASETPAMSHSASTGDLGRKRREKEDELVGPDFEPWPAKRGEILARFTTTEKLSINLFMGSDKGKAPGPGSSAVSEKVRTRLEELDDLEEGSQRELLNLSQQDYANRIEELNQSLKEAWASDQKVKALKIVIQCSKLLSDTSVIQFYPSKFVLITDILDTFGRLVYDRIWTMCSDPRPLPDSFTVEDVNDTAKETCLNWFFKIASIRELLPRLYVEAAILKCNRFLNKTGIQETLTRLTAMIRGIGDPLVAAYARAYLCRIGMEVAPHLKDSLNCNFFDLLGTFQQISGESVRNQLVQQRVEVPEYLTLYSPAISWILQCIAYRAPEPLLTEMMERCKKLGNNALLLNSVMRAFRPEFVAARATDFIAMIKECDEAGFPKHLLFGSLGRSLACADPPESERLTILNEAWKVITKVRSPQDYVNCAEIWVEFTCRNFTKREVNTVLADIIKHMTPDRAFEDAYPQLQSVIRKILTYFHDFSVLFSMERFLPFLDMFQKDSVRVEVCRSIMEVFIKHQVEFTRDPVILNAMLHICKTMHDSVNALTLEDEKRSLALLIIGFIRMVSFGRDFEQQLSFCVEARATFCNLEPVLVQLIHMVNQLAMETRRVMRGSHSRKTASFVRACAAYSYITIPSLSSIFSRLSLYLLSGQVALANQCLSQADAFLKAAVSILPEVPRSISVEGKLRSSESFLLDFISNFLATLLVVPDHPEHGVLYLVRGLLNMVQDYTWEDNSDAKVRVYISALPLLAAMSQETYLYSIPKVDSNETLYGGDPKFLSELNKLCDTLIGQILDHLKALGRDENTRRQGALAFSLFAVLLAHGDLRNNKLSQLAINLWNLSHKHGYCETRISVRTLDYIKHQAQQPDMAHLSDTIQRLALQSRT from the exons ATGGCTGCGGTGCAGTG GCGTTCCCGTGGGCGTAACTATGAGGCTGAGCTGCAGAGGTGTCATCCTGAGGTGGTTCCAGTGGATTTTGGGGACTACCATCCCCTCAAACCAATCATG GTGACAGATACAAAGACCCGCCGTGGAGCTCGTAAAGGTagcacctcctcctcttcctcctcatcttcctcggCACCCCCGGACCCACTCAGCTCCATGCTCGACGGCACAGACCCCCTGTCCATGTTTGCAGCAGCCTCAGCCAGTGAGACTCCAGCCATGTCACACAGTGCCTCCACAGGG GACctggggaggaagaggagggaaaaggaggaCGAGTTGGTCGGGCCAGACTTTGAGCCCTGGCCAGCTAAGCGTGGCGAGATCCTGGCCAGGTTTACCACCACTGAAAAACTCTCAATT AACCTTTTCATGGGCTCTGACAAAG GAAAAGCTCCTGGTCCAGGATCTTCAGCAGTTTCAGAGAAAGTTCGCACTCGTCTGGAGGAGCTGGATGATCTGGAGGAG ggatcccagagagaactgctgaaCCTCTCCCAGCAGGATTATGCCAACCGCATTGAGGAGCTGAACCAGTCCCTGAAGGAGGCTTGGGCCTCTGACCAGAAGGTCAAAGCCCTAAAAATTGTTATCCAG TGCTCTAAGCTTTTGTCTGACACCTCTGTGATCCAGTTCTACCCCAGCAAGTTTGTTCTCATCACTGATATCCTCGATACCTTTG GTCGGCTGGTGTACGACAGAATCTGGACCATGTGTTCAGACCCACGACCTTTACCAG ACTCGTTCACAGTAGAAGATGTGAATGACACAGCCAAGGAGACGTGCCTCAACTGGTTCTTCAAGATTGCCTCCATCAGGGAGCTCCTGCCCAGACT ATATGTTGAAGCTGCTATTCTCAAGTGCAACCGCTTCCTGAACAAAAC TGGCATTCAGGAGACTCTTACCCGGCTGACAGCCATGATCAGAGGGATCGGAGACCCTCTGGTGGCTGCATATGCCAGAGCTTACCTCTGCAGG ATTGGCATGGAGGTGGCCCCCCACCTCAAAGACAGTCTGAACTGCAACTTTTTTGACCTGCTCGGCACCTTCCAGCAGATCAGTGGGGAGAGCGTCCGGAACCAGCTGGTGCAGCAGAGGGTGGAGGTGCCCGAGTACCTGACTCTGTACTCACCTGCCATCAGCTGGATCCTGCAGTGCATTGCCTACAGAGCCCCAGAG ccTTTGCTAACAGAAATGATGGAGAGATGCAAGAAACTGGGAAACAA TGCCTTGCTGCTAAATTCAGTTATGAGGGCGTTCAGGCCGGAGTTTGTTGCAGCTAGAGCCACTGACTTTATTGCGATGATCAAGGAGTGCGATGAGGCCGGCTTCCCAAAG CATCTGTTGTTTGGATCTCTGGGTCGCAGTCTGGCCTGTGCCGACCCTCCGGAATCCGAGAGGCTGACGATCCTGAACGAAGCCTGGAAAGTCATCACCAAAGTCCGCAGTCCTCAG GATTACGTCAACTGTGCTGAGATCTGGGTGGAGTTCACCTGCCGAAACTTTACA AAACGCGAGGTCAACACGGTTCTAGCTGACATCATCAAACACATGACCCCTGACCGGGCGTTCGAGGACGCCTATCCTCAG CTGCAGTCAGTGATCAGGAAGATCCTCACCTACTTCCATGacttctctgtcctcttttcCATG GAGCGTTTCCTGCCATTTCTAGACATGTTTCAAAAGGACAGTGTGAGGGTGGAGGTGTGCAGATCCATCATGGAGGTCTTCATCAA ACACCAGGTGGAGTTCACCAGAGACCCAGTCATCCTCAACGCCATGCTGCACATCTGCAAGACCATGCACGACTCTGTCAA TGCTCTGACTCTGGAGGACGAGAAAAGGTCTTTGGCTCTCCTGATCATCGGCTTCATCCGCATG GTTTCCTTTGGTCGTGACTTTGAGCAGCAGTtgagtttctgtgtggaggCCAGAGCCACCTTCTGTAACCTGGAGCCAGTACTGGTGCAGCTCATTCAC ATGGTAAACCAGCTGGCGATGGAGACCAGGAGGGTGATGAGAGGCAGTCACTCCCGAAAAACAGCGTCATTCGTCAGG GCGTGTGCTGCCTACAGTTATATCACCATCCCATCACTCAGCAGCATCTTCAGCCGTCTCAGCCTCTACCTCCTGTCCGGTCAGGTTGCACTGGCCAATCAGTGCCTCTCCCAGG CGGATGCTTTCCTAAAGGCAGCGGTCAGTATTCTTCCAGAGGTTCCTCGTTCCATCAGCGTGGAGGGGAAGCTTCGCTCATCTGAGAGCTTCCTCCTGGATTTCATCAGCAACTTCCTAGCCACGCTGCTGGTTGTCCCG gaCCATCCGGAGCATGGTGTACTCTACCTAGTCCGCGGCCTGCTCAACATGGTCCAAGATTACACCTGGGAGGACAACAGCGACGCTAAAGTGCGGGTCTACATCAGCGCTCTGCCGCTGCTGGCTGCCATGAGCCAGGAAACCTACCTTTACTCCATCCCCAAAG TGGATTCTAATGAGACACTTTACGGAGGAGACCCCAAGTTTTTATCAGAGCTCAACAAGCTGTGTGACACTCTGATTGGACAGATCCTGGACCATCTTAAGGCACTTGGTCGGGATGAG AACACACGGCGTCAAGGGGCTCTAGCCTTCTCCCTATTCGCTGTCCTGTTAGCTCATGGTGACCTGAGAAACAACAAGCTGAGCCAGCTTGCCATCAACCTGTGGAACCTCAGCCACAAACACGGATACTGTGAGACTCGTATCTCG GTTCGGACTCTGGATTACATCAAACACCAGGCTCAGCAGCCTGACATGGCTCACCTGTCAGACACCATCCAGAGGCTTGCACTGCAGTCCCGCACATGA